In one window of Candidatus Hydrogenedentota bacterium DNA:
- a CDS encoding YbaB/EbfC family nucleoid-associated protein: protein MLRGLGDLGKMGGILKQAMEMKSRIEELKQELAKERFETSVGGGVVRVEVSGTLEVLAVHIDPEIVSPEGVRELEALVQSGINAALASVQEKTQARMRELAGGYDIPGIV from the coding sequence ATGCTTCGCGGACTGGGCGATCTGGGAAAAATGGGCGGCATCCTCAAGCAGGCGATGGAGATGAAATCGCGCATTGAGGAGCTGAAGCAGGAACTTGCCAAGGAGCGCTTTGAAACCTCCGTCGGCGGCGGCGTGGTCCGCGTCGAGGTTTCGGGCACCCTGGAGGTGCTCGCCGTCCATATTGACCCGGAAATCGTCTCTCCTGAAGGTGTGAGGGAACTGGAGGCGCTGGTGCAGTCCGGCATCAACGCGGCCCTGGCCTCCGTGCAGGAGAAAACCCAGGCGCGCATGCGCGAACTGGCCGGCGGATACGACATACCGGGAATTGTCTGA
- a CDS encoding methionyl-tRNA formyltransferase has translation MRTVFFGTPELAVPSLARAAAAHEVAAVVCQPDRPQGRSARPVPPPVKVWAESHGIPVHQPVKLNDGAFEAWLRDLRPDLCLVAAYGRLLKQPILDIPPLGWLNVHPSLLPRWRGPSPIQTAILAGDRETGVTIMRVVLEMDAGDIVLQESTPIGPEETAEELSARLAEMGAELLLRAVNLVEEGKDSAIPQDPGGVTHCSLFSKEDGRIRWDGPAWRIHNRVRASIPWPVAQCLYGGQVCRILKTLPDPRPARGTPGTVTETAKDRIYVATGEGELAILRFQAPGKKAMDMEAYLRGNRIEPGDRFGEVT, from the coding sequence GTGCGGACCGTATTCTTTGGAACCCCAGAACTGGCCGTGCCGAGCCTGGCGCGGGCCGCGGCGGCGCACGAGGTGGCCGCGGTGGTCTGCCAGCCCGACCGTCCCCAGGGACGCAGCGCCCGGCCCGTCCCCCCGCCGGTGAAAGTGTGGGCGGAGTCGCACGGGATTCCCGTTCATCAGCCGGTAAAGCTGAACGACGGCGCCTTCGAGGCGTGGCTGCGGGACCTGCGCCCGGACCTGTGCCTGGTGGCGGCCTATGGAAGGCTGCTGAAACAGCCCATTTTGGACATCCCCCCCCTGGGCTGGCTGAACGTCCACCCAAGCCTGCTCCCCCGCTGGCGCGGCCCCTCCCCCATCCAGACCGCCATTTTGGCGGGGGACAGGGAAACGGGGGTCACCATCATGCGCGTGGTGCTGGAGATGGACGCGGGCGACATTGTGCTTCAGGAGTCCACCCCCATAGGCCCGGAGGAGACGGCGGAGGAGCTGTCCGCGAGGCTGGCGGAGATGGGCGCCGAATTGCTGCTCCGCGCGGTGAACCTGGTTGAGGAGGGAAAAGACAGCGCCATCCCGCAGGACCCCGGAGGGGTGACGCACTGCTCCCTTTTCTCAAAGGAGGACGGGCGCATCCGCTGGGACGGCCCGGCGTGGCGCATCCACAACCGTGTGCGGGCCTCCATCCCCTGGCCCGTGGCGCAGTGCCTCTACGGGGGGCAGGTCTGCCGCATTTTGAAAACCCTGCCGGACCCGCGCCCCGCGCGCGGGACGCCGGGCACGGTCACCGAGACGGCCAAAGACCGGATTTATGTGGCCACGGGCGAGGGTGAGCTGGCCATATTGCGTTTCCAGGCCCCCGGCAAAAAGGCCATGGACATGGAGGCCTATCTGCGGGGGAACCGCATCGAGCCGGGCGACCGCTTCGGGGAGGTGACCTGA